From one Streptococcus oralis genomic stretch:
- a CDS encoding acylphosphatase gives MQKVRMIAQGRVQGVGFRWGVYTLALEIGGITGRVWNNDDGTVEILAQADSSATMAKFIQEIRKGPTPFSKVTYLDVQMSNFSSYSDFKVAN, from the coding sequence ATGCAAAAGGTTAGAATGATTGCCCAAGGCAGGGTGCAGGGTGTTGGTTTTCGCTGGGGTGTTTATACTTTAGCTCTTGAAATCGGTGGCATCACTGGTCGTGTCTGGAATAACGATGATGGCACAGTGGAAATTCTTGCTCAGGCAGACTCCTCTGCAACTATGGCAAAATTTATCCAAGAAATCCGAAAAGGTCCGACACCTTTTTCAAAAGTTACCTATCTAGATGTACAAATGAGCAACTTTTCATCCTATTCGGACTTCAAAGTCGCAAATTAG